Sequence from the Streptomyces sp. R33 genome:
TCGCGAACGCCGCTTCCAAGTCGTGCTGGGAGTACGTGCGGAACGCCACGTGGGTGTCCGTCGCCTCCACGCCCGGGATCTTGCTGATGCGGCCCGGGATGATGTCCGCCAGGTTCTCGTGGCGGGCCACGCGGACCAGCGCGATCAGGTCGTACGTCCCCGTCACGGAGTAGACCTCGC
This genomic interval carries:
- a CDS encoding Lrp/AsnC ligand binding domain-containing protein, with amino-acid sequence MITAIVLIKTSVDRIPEIAESIAALDNVSEVYSVTGTYDLIALVRVARHENLADIIPGRISKIPGVEATDTHVAFRTYSQHDLEAAFAIGLDA